One stretch of Streptomyces sp. A2-16 DNA includes these proteins:
- a CDS encoding LacI family DNA-binding transcriptional regulator: protein MARSSTRPTSRDVAQAAGVSQAAVSLVLGDKWRGRVSEATAERVREAARDLGYRPNLAARNLRLGHTRTVLLVVPALTTEFFAGVYTGAARVAADHGFGVVLYPSPEGIGPARDPFASAQAALDGVIASSMAADALTAIRGDQLPLVMLDSDPSGSLGAATVNLDIADGVRQVAAHLLGLGHRRFLHLAADIPSWTFEVRARELAARLDTVPGTTLRTVHAPISIDGALTAAAAALATPGPRPTALVCDDDKLAAGAYKAVRRLGLRVPDDISVTGLDDLALATALDPELTTVRLDAELFGERGMQALLAVLEGRAPQAGDIPVELVVRGSTAPPRTP, encoded by the coding sequence GTGGCACGCAGCAGCACGCGCCCGACCAGCCGGGACGTCGCGCAGGCGGCCGGGGTCTCCCAGGCGGCCGTCTCCCTCGTCCTGGGCGACAAATGGCGCGGCCGGGTCTCCGAGGCCACCGCCGAACGGGTCCGGGAGGCCGCCCGCGACCTCGGCTACCGGCCCAACCTGGCCGCCCGCAACCTCCGCCTCGGCCACACCCGCACGGTCCTGCTCGTCGTCCCGGCGCTGACGACAGAGTTCTTCGCCGGCGTCTACACCGGCGCCGCGCGCGTGGCCGCCGACCACGGCTTCGGCGTCGTCCTCTACCCCTCCCCCGAAGGCATCGGCCCCGCCCGCGATCCCTTCGCCTCCGCCCAGGCCGCCCTGGACGGCGTCATCGCCTCCTCCATGGCCGCCGACGCCCTCACCGCCATCCGCGGCGACCAGCTCCCCCTCGTCATGCTCGACAGCGACCCCTCCGGCAGCCTCGGCGCCGCCACCGTCAACCTCGACATCGCCGACGGCGTCCGCCAGGTCGCCGCCCACCTCCTGGGCCTCGGCCACCGCCGTTTCCTGCACCTCGCGGCCGACATCCCGTCCTGGACCTTCGAGGTACGCGCGCGTGAACTGGCCGCACGGCTCGACACCGTGCCCGGCACCACCCTCCGCACCGTCCACGCGCCCATCTCGATCGACGGCGCCCTGACCGCCGCCGCGGCCGCCCTCGCCACGCCGGGCCCCCGACCCACCGCCCTGGTCTGCGACGACGACAAACTCGCCGCCGGCGCCTACAAGGCCGTACGACGGCTCGGCCTGCGCGTGCCCGACGACATCTCCGTCACCGGCCTGGACGACCTCGCCCTCGCCACCGCCCTCGACCCCGAGCTGACGACCGTACGACTGGACGCCGAACTGTTCGGCGAACGCGGCATGCAAGCCCTCCTGGCCGTCCTGGAGGGCCGTGCACCGCAGGCAGGGGACATTCCGGTCGAGCTGGTCGTACGAGGCTCCACGGCCCCGCCCAGGACCCCCTGA
- the arc gene encoding proteasome ATPase, with protein sequence MAAHDDDMNRGIRPGRGSDDPSGQIAYLEQEIAVLRRKLADSPRHTRILEERIVELQTNLAGVSAQNERLANTLREARDQIVALKEEVDRLAQPPAGFGVFLEANEDGTADIFTGGRKLRVNVSPSVELEELRRGQEVMLNEALNVVEAMEYESVGDIVTLKEILEDGERALVQGHTDEERVVRLAEPLLDVTIRPGDALLLEPRSGYVYEVVPKSEVEELVLEEVPDIGYEQIGGLGGQIEAIRDAVELPYLYPDLFKEHELRPPKGVLLYGPPGCGKTLIAKAVANSLAKKVAEVTGQATGKSFFLNIKGPELLNKYVGETERQIRLVFQRAREKASEGTPVIVFFDEMESLFRTRGSGVSSDVENTIVPQLLAEIDGVEGLQNVVVIGASNREDMIDPAILRPGRLDVKIKIERPDAEAAKDIFGKYLTERLPLHSDDLGEHGGSKTTTVQSMIQTAVEHMYAESEENRFLEVTYANGDKEVLYFKDFNSGAMIENIVGRAKKMAIKDFLDHNQKGLRVSHLLQACVDEFKENEDLPNTTNPDDWARISGKKGERIVYIRTLITGKQGADTGRSIDTVANTGQYL encoded by the coding sequence GTGGCAGCCCACGACGACGACATGAACCGCGGCATCCGCCCGGGACGAGGGTCCGACGACCCGTCCGGGCAGATTGCCTACCTTGAGCAGGAGATCGCCGTCCTGCGACGCAAGCTCGCCGACTCTCCGCGACACACGAGGATTCTCGAAGAGCGGATCGTCGAGCTGCAGACCAACCTGGCCGGCGTGTCCGCCCAGAACGAGCGACTCGCCAACACTCTCCGTGAGGCCCGCGACCAGATCGTGGCCCTCAAGGAGGAGGTCGACCGGCTCGCGCAGCCCCCGGCGGGCTTCGGCGTCTTTCTCGAAGCGAACGAGGACGGCACCGCCGACATCTTCACCGGCGGCCGCAAACTGCGGGTGAACGTCAGCCCCAGCGTCGAACTCGAAGAGCTCCGGCGCGGCCAGGAAGTGATGCTCAACGAAGCTCTCAACGTGGTCGAGGCCATGGAGTACGAGAGCGTCGGCGACATCGTCACCCTCAAGGAGATCCTCGAGGACGGCGAGCGCGCCCTGGTGCAGGGACACACCGACGAGGAACGGGTGGTGCGGCTCGCCGAGCCGCTGCTGGACGTCACCATCCGCCCCGGCGACGCCCTGCTCCTCGAACCGCGCTCCGGCTACGTCTACGAGGTCGTGCCCAAGAGCGAGGTCGAGGAACTCGTCCTCGAAGAGGTCCCCGACATCGGTTACGAGCAGATCGGCGGACTCGGCGGCCAGATCGAGGCCATCCGGGACGCCGTAGAGCTGCCGTACCTCTACCCGGACCTGTTCAAGGAGCACGAACTGCGCCCGCCCAAGGGCGTCCTGCTCTACGGGCCCCCCGGATGCGGCAAGACGCTCATCGCCAAGGCCGTCGCCAACTCGCTGGCCAAGAAGGTCGCCGAGGTCACCGGTCAGGCCACCGGCAAGAGCTTCTTCCTCAACATCAAGGGCCCCGAGCTCCTCAACAAGTACGTCGGCGAGACCGAGCGGCAGATCCGCCTCGTCTTCCAGCGTGCTCGTGAGAAGGCCAGCGAGGGCACACCCGTCATCGTCTTCTTCGACGAGATGGAGTCCCTCTTCCGCACCCGCGGCTCCGGTGTCAGCTCGGACGTGGAGAACACCATCGTCCCGCAGCTCCTCGCCGAGATCGACGGTGTCGAAGGCCTGCAGAACGTGGTCGTCATCGGTGCCTCCAACCGCGAGGACATGATCGACCCCGCCATCCTGCGCCCCGGCCGCCTCGACGTGAAGATCAAGATCGAGCGTCCCGACGCCGAGGCCGCCAAGGACATCTTCGGCAAGTACCTCACCGAGCGCCTCCCCCTGCACTCCGACGACCTCGGCGAGCACGGCGGCAGCAAGACCACCACCGTCCAGAGCATGATCCAGACGGCCGTGGAACACATGTACGCCGAATCCGAGGAAAACCGCTTCCTGGAAGTCACCTACGCCAATGGCGACAAGGAAGTCCTCTACTTCAAGGACTTCAACTCCGGCGCCATGATCGAGAACATCGTGGGCCGCGCCAAGAAGATGGCGATCAAGGACTTCCTCGACCACAACCAGAAGGGCCTTCGGGTCTCCCACCTCCTCCAGGCCTGCGTGGACGAGTTCAAGGAGAACGAGGACCTGCCCAACACCACCAACCCGGACGACTGGGCCCGTATCTCCGGAAAGAAGGGCGAACGGATCGTCTACATCCGTACCCTCATCACCGGAAAGCAGGGCGCCGACACCGGACGCTCCATCGACACGGTGGCGAACACCGGTCAGTACCTGTAA
- the prcA gene encoding proteasome subunit alpha — translation MSTPFYVSPQQAMADRAEYARKGIARGRSLVVLQYADGIVFVGENPSRALHKFSEIYDRIGFAAAGKYNEYENLRIGGVRYADLRGYTYDRDDVTARGLANVYAQTLGTIFSSAGEKPYEVELVVAEVGETPDGDQIYRLPHDGSIVDEHGSVAVGGNAETISSYLDQRHQDGMSLAEALKLAVQALSRDTNGSEREIPAERLEVAVLDRTRPQKRKFKRIVGRQLGRLLEAGGATTEAESADEAEGSEDE, via the coding sequence GTGTCGACGCCGTTCTACGTTTCTCCCCAGCAGGCGATGGCCGACCGGGCGGAGTACGCCCGCAAGGGCATCGCCCGTGGTCGCAGCCTGGTCGTGCTGCAGTATGCCGACGGCATCGTGTTCGTCGGCGAGAATCCGTCCCGCGCGCTGCACAAGTTCAGCGAGATCTACGACCGGATCGGCTTCGCGGCCGCCGGCAAGTACAACGAGTACGAGAACCTGCGTATCGGCGGCGTGCGCTACGCCGACCTGCGTGGTTACACCTACGACCGTGACGACGTGACCGCCCGCGGTCTGGCCAACGTCTACGCCCAGACGCTGGGCACGATCTTCTCCTCGGCCGGTGAGAAGCCGTACGAGGTGGAGCTGGTCGTGGCCGAGGTCGGTGAGACGCCGGACGGCGACCAGATCTACCGGCTGCCGCACGACGGTTCCATCGTGGACGAGCACGGCTCGGTCGCGGTGGGCGGCAACGCCGAGACGATCAGCAGCTATCTGGACCAGCGTCACCAGGACGGGATGAGCCTGGCGGAGGCGCTGAAGCTGGCCGTGCAGGCGTTGTCCCGTGACACGAACGGCAGCGAGCGGGAGATCCCCGCGGAGCGGCTGGAGGTCGCGGTGCTGGACCGTACCCGTCCGCAGAAGCGCAAGTTCAAGCGCATCGTGGGGCGTCAGCTGGGTCGCTTGCTGGAGGCCGGCGGTGCGACCACCGAGGCGGAGAGCGCTGATGAGGCGGAGGGTTCCGAGGACGAGTAG
- the prcB gene encoding proteasome subunit beta, with translation MEANTRSTGRLPAAFLTPGSSSFMDFLSEHQPEMLPGNRQLPPTQGVIEAPHGTTIVAVTFPGGVVLAGDRRATMGNVIAQRDIEKVFPADEYSAVGIAGTAGLAVEMVKLFQLELEHFEKVEGAQLSLEGKANRLSTMIRSNLGMAMQGLAVVPLFAGYDVDRDKGRIFSYDVTGGRSEEHHFAATGSGSIFARGAMKKLFRNDLTEEEATTLVVQALYDAADDDSATGGPDVARRIYPIVTVITEDGFRRLTDEESSEVARSILERRLEQPDGPRAALL, from the coding sequence GTGGAAGCCAACACTCGTAGCACCGGGCGTCTACCAGCTGCCTTCCTGACGCCTGGGTCGTCGTCCTTCATGGACTTCCTGTCCGAGCACCAGCCGGAGATGCTGCCGGGGAACCGGCAACTGCCGCCCACGCAGGGTGTGATCGAGGCGCCGCACGGGACGACCATCGTCGCCGTCACGTTCCCCGGGGGCGTCGTGCTCGCCGGTGACCGGCGGGCGACCATGGGGAACGTCATCGCCCAGCGGGACATCGAGAAGGTGTTCCCGGCCGACGAGTACTCGGCCGTCGGGATCGCCGGCACCGCCGGTCTCGCCGTGGAGATGGTGAAGCTGTTCCAGCTGGAGCTGGAGCACTTCGAGAAGGTCGAGGGTGCGCAGCTGTCCCTGGAGGGCAAGGCGAACCGGCTGTCGACCATGATCCGTTCCAACCTCGGCATGGCGATGCAGGGGCTGGCCGTCGTACCGCTGTTCGCGGGGTACGACGTCGACCGGGACAAGGGTCGGATCTTCTCCTACGACGTCACCGGCGGCCGTTCCGAGGAGCACCACTTCGCCGCCACGGGTTCCGGCTCGATCTTCGCGCGCGGGGCCATGAAGAAGCTCTTCCGCAACGACCTCACCGAGGAAGAGGCCACCACCCTCGTGGTGCAGGCCCTGTACGACGCGGCCGACGACGACTCGGCGACCGGTGGTCCCGATGTCGCCCGCCGGATCTACCCGATCGTCACCGTGATCACCGAGGACGGCTTCCGTCGGCTCACCGACGAGGAGTCCTCCGAGGTCGCCCGTTCGATTCTCGAGCGGCGGCTGGAGCAGCCCGACGGCCCGCGGGCCGCGCTGCTGTAG
- a CDS encoding ubiquitin-like protein Pup: MATKDTGGGQQKATRNTEEVEEQSAEAQGSEDLKERHEKLSDDVDSVLDEIDDVLEENAEDFVRSFVQKGGE, translated from the coding sequence ATGGCGACCAAGGACACCGGCGGCGGACAGCAGAAGGCCACGCGCAACACCGAGGAGGTCGAGGAGCAGAGCGCGGAAGCGCAAGGTTCCGAGGACCTCAAGGAGCGCCACGAGAAGCTGAGCGACGACGTGGACTCCGTCCTGGACGAGATCGACGACGTACTCGAGGAAAATGCCGAGGATTTCGTGCGCTCCTTCGTGCAAAAGGGTGGAGAGTAG
- the dop gene encoding depupylase/deamidase Dop, which produces MTVRRVMGIETEYGISVPGHPNANAMLTSSQIVNAYAAAMHRARRARWDFEEENPLRDARGFDLAREAADSSQLTDEDIGLANVILTNGARLYVDHAHPEYSAPEVTNPRDAVLWDKAGERIMAEAAERAAALPGAQPIHLYKNNTDNKGASYGTHENYLMKRETPFSDIVRHLTPFFVSRQVFAGAGRVGIGQDGHEHGFQLSQRADYFEVEVGLETTLKRPIINTRDEPHADAEKYRRLHVIIGDANLSEISTYLKLGTTALVLSMIEDGFIAVDLAVDQPVRTLHQVSHDPTLQRLVTLRSGRTLTAVQLQMEYYELARKYVEERFGADADDQTKDVLARWEDTLNRLENDPMSLAGELDWVAKRELMEGYRRRDGLDWDAAKLHLLDLQYADVRAEKGLYNRLAARGRIKRLLDEQDVERARTKPPEDTRAYFRGRCLEQYADDVAAASWDSVIFDLPGRDSLQRVPTLEPLRGTRNHVKELLDRCRTAEDLVRVLSGG; this is translated from the coding sequence ATGACCGTACGGCGAGTAATGGGCATCGAGACGGAGTACGGGATCTCCGTCCCCGGCCACCCCAACGCCAATGCCATGCTCACCTCATCCCAGATCGTCAACGCCTACGCGGCGGCGATGCACCGGGCCCGCCGGGCCCGATGGGACTTCGAGGAGGAGAATCCGCTGCGGGACGCGCGGGGCTTCGACCTCGCCCGCGAAGCCGCCGACTCCAGCCAGCTCACCGACGAGGACATCGGCCTCGCCAACGTCATCCTCACCAATGGCGCACGGCTCTACGTCGACCACGCACACCCCGAGTACAGCGCCCCCGAGGTCACCAACCCGCGCGACGCCGTCCTGTGGGACAAGGCCGGCGAGCGCATCATGGCCGAGGCCGCCGAACGCGCCGCGGCGCTCCCCGGCGCCCAGCCCATCCACCTCTACAAGAACAACACCGACAACAAGGGCGCCTCCTACGGCACGCACGAGAACTACCTGATGAAGCGGGAGACCCCCTTCTCGGACATCGTGCGCCACCTCACGCCCTTCTTCGTCTCCCGCCAGGTCTTCGCGGGAGCCGGCCGCGTCGGCATCGGCCAGGACGGCCACGAACACGGCTTCCAGCTGAGCCAGCGCGCCGACTACTTCGAGGTCGAGGTCGGCCTCGAGACCACCCTCAAGCGCCCGATCATCAACACCCGTGACGAGCCCCACGCCGACGCCGAGAAGTACCGCCGCCTCCACGTGATCATCGGCGACGCGAACCTCTCCGAGATCTCGACCTACCTGAAGCTCGGCACCACGGCGCTGGTGCTGTCGATGATCGAGGACGGCTTCATCGCCGTCGACCTGGCCGTCGACCAGCCCGTACGGACCTTGCACCAGGTCTCCCACGACCCGACGCTCCAGCGACTGGTCACGCTCCGCAGCGGCCGCACACTCACCGCCGTCCAGCTCCAGATGGAGTACTACGAGCTGGCCCGCAAGTACGTCGAGGAGCGGTTCGGCGCGGACGCCGACGACCAGACCAAGGACGTCCTGGCCCGCTGGGAGGACACCCTCAACCGTCTGGAGAACGACCCCATGAGCCTCGCCGGCGAGCTCGACTGGGTCGCCAAGCGGGAGCTCATGGAGGGCTACCGGCGCCGTGACGGCCTCGACTGGGACGCGGCCAAGCTGCACCTCCTGGACCTCCAGTACGCCGACGTACGGGCCGAGAAGGGCCTCTACAACCGTCTCGCGGCCCGCGGCCGCATCAAGCGCCTCCTCGACGAGCAGGACGTCGAGCGGGCCCGCACCAAGCCCCCGGAGGACACCCGCGCGTACTTCCGCGGCCGCTGCCTGGAGCAGTACGCCGACGACGTCGCCGCGGCCTCCTGGGACTCGGTGATCTTCGACCTCCCGGGCCGGGACTCGCTCCAGCGGGTCCCAACCCTCGAACCGCTTCGCGGAACGCGAAATCACGTCAAGGAGCTCCTGGACCGCTGTCGCACGGCAGAAGACCTGGTCAGGGTGTTGTCGGGCGGCTGA
- a CDS encoding ferredoxin, which translates to MRVQQEAGPDGDTLEVWIDQDLCTGDGICVQYAPEVFELDIDGLAYVKGSDDELLQDKGATTPVPLPLLTDVVDSAKECPGECIHVRRVSDRVEIYGPDAE; encoded by the coding sequence ATGAGAGTGCAGCAGGAGGCCGGGCCCGACGGCGACACCCTGGAGGTCTGGATCGATCAGGACCTGTGTACGGGTGACGGTATCTGCGTCCAGTACGCGCCCGAGGTGTTCGAGCTGGACATCGACGGCCTGGCGTACGTGAAGGGCTCGGACGACGAGCTCCTCCAGGACAAGGGCGCCACAACGCCCGTACCGCTGCCGCTTCTCACCGATGTGGTCGACTCGGCGAAGGAGTGTCCGGGCGAGTGCATTCATGTACGTCGAGTTTCGGACAGGGTCGAGATCTACGGACCGGACGCAGAGTGA
- a CDS encoding endonuclease VII domain-containing protein, producing the protein MAEELDAKECRKCGRDLALAAFARGKNRRDGLQVHCRECVAEYSAAHYRRRREAMGKPVREHVDVPEGHKLCRTCGEIKPWSEWHRNATASDGLSTRCKACRAAQGRRDHLKRRYGLTEAERDKLIASQGGVCCICLAVVPEHVDHCHKTGRVRGVLCFSCNAALGQFKDRPDAIRRAAAYLEGIAWKPTLVAPGVYQLPS; encoded by the coding sequence GTGGCTGAAGAGCTCGACGCCAAAGAATGCAGGAAGTGTGGGCGGGATCTAGCTCTTGCGGCCTTTGCGCGTGGCAAGAATCGGCGTGACGGCCTCCAGGTGCACTGCCGGGAGTGCGTGGCGGAGTACAGCGCCGCGCACTACCGGCGGCGCCGGGAGGCCATGGGTAAGCCGGTCCGGGAGCATGTTGACGTCCCGGAGGGGCACAAGCTCTGCCGCACGTGCGGAGAGATCAAGCCGTGGAGCGAATGGCATCGCAACGCGACGGCCTCGGACGGATTGTCGACGCGCTGCAAGGCGTGCCGCGCGGCTCAGGGTCGGCGAGACCATTTGAAGCGTCGGTACGGCCTCACCGAAGCCGAGCGTGACAAGTTGATCGCCTCTCAAGGGGGCGTCTGCTGCATATGTTTGGCGGTCGTGCCCGAGCATGTGGATCACTGCCACAAGACGGGTAGGGTCCGAGGCGTACTGTGCTTCAGCTGCAATGCCGCACTGGGGCAGTTCAAGGATCGGCCCGATGCCATAAGGCGGGCTGCTGCTTACCTGGAAGGAATCGCGTGGAAGCCAACACTCGTAGCACCGGGCGTCTACCAGCTGCCTTCCTGA
- a CDS encoding MFS transporter, translating into MAAGYLEILRARHAARLLTGTLVGRLPNATAAIAIVLFVRAEGGTYSLAGGLAAAYGVANAVGQPLLGRLVDLHGQPRVQLPSAVLSALAMALFAFTGTDPLPLAYAAVAAAGLFTPPLEGGLRALWPSVLRHEGQVHTAYAMDAVAQEVMFAVGPLLVTLCVSLWSAQAALLVLNVVGVLGALSVVLSPPSRAWRSAPREAHWLGALRSPGLLAMLGAFLFVGIALGSITVASVPYADEHGGDAVYGWLMAGIGLGALVGGLAYGARQWAGEPARRLQVLVGFLAVCYLPLTLMPGAVAMTLLTVLAGVFLAPVIACAFVLVDRHAPAGTVTEAFSWLVTTFTVGASVGTGLAGPVVERGGALWGYAVPGVAGGVSLLVLLVTGGVLTAPAGRAVVASSSENDPNRAAEPRFSSGDRA; encoded by the coding sequence ATGGCCGCGGGATACCTGGAGATCCTCAGGGCGAGGCATGCGGCACGCCTGCTGACGGGGACGCTGGTGGGCCGGCTGCCCAATGCCACCGCGGCGATCGCGATCGTGCTGTTCGTCCGGGCGGAGGGGGGCACGTACAGCCTCGCCGGCGGGCTCGCGGCCGCCTACGGGGTCGCCAACGCGGTGGGACAGCCGCTGCTCGGACGGCTCGTGGACCTGCACGGCCAGCCGCGGGTGCAGCTTCCCTCCGCCGTGCTGTCGGCCCTCGCGATGGCTCTCTTCGCCTTCACCGGAACCGACCCGCTCCCGCTCGCCTACGCGGCCGTCGCGGCCGCGGGGCTCTTCACCCCGCCGCTGGAGGGCGGTCTGCGTGCGCTGTGGCCGAGCGTGCTGCGGCACGAGGGCCAGGTGCACACGGCGTACGCCATGGACGCGGTGGCACAGGAAGTCATGTTCGCCGTGGGACCGCTGCTGGTGACGCTGTGCGTGTCGCTGTGGTCGGCTCAGGCGGCGCTGCTGGTGCTGAACGTCGTCGGGGTCCTCGGGGCGCTCTCGGTCGTCCTGTCGCCGCCCTCGCGCGCGTGGCGCTCCGCCCCGCGTGAGGCGCACTGGCTCGGCGCGCTGCGCTCGCCCGGACTGCTGGCGATGCTGGGCGCGTTCCTGTTCGTGGGCATCGCGCTGGGGTCCATCACGGTCGCCTCCGTGCCGTACGCCGACGAGCACGGCGGGGACGCGGTGTACGGCTGGCTGATGGCCGGGATCGGCCTGGGCGCCCTCGTGGGCGGCCTGGCGTACGGCGCCCGGCAGTGGGCCGGTGAGCCCGCGCGGCGACTCCAGGTCCTGGTGGGCTTCCTGGCGGTGTGTTACCTGCCGCTGACGCTGATGCCGGGCGCGGTCGCCATGACGCTGCTGACGGTGCTCGCCGGGGTGTTCCTGGCGCCCGTCATCGCGTGCGCCTTCGTCCTGGTCGACCGGCACGCCCCGGCCGGGACGGTCACCGAGGCATTCTCCTGGCTCGTGACGACGTTCACCGTGGGAGCGTCGGTCGGAACGGGCCTCGCGGGCCCGGTGGTCGAGCGGGGCGGGGCCCTGTGGGGCTATGCCGTGCCGGGTGTCGCGGGGGGTGTGTCGCTGCTCGTTCTGCTGGTCACGGGAGGCGTCCTCACAGCTCCCGCGGGGCGCGCGGTGGTTGCGTCTTCATCGGAAAATGATCCAAACCGTGCGGCCGAACCCCGTTTCAGCTCGGGGGATCGGGCGTAA